Within Massilia endophytica, the genomic segment AGGCGAGGCCGCCATTGATCAGGGCCCGCGCCAGGTCGCCCGACACCACCTTCGCCACGGATTCATTGAGGCTGAGGCGCGAGGCGATCTCGCCCGGCGCGCGCTGCGCGAAATAGAGCACCGGCAGGTGCAGGATATGCCAGAAATAGCGGCCTGTGGCCGACAGGGCCAGCTTGTACTGAAGGCGCAGCAGGTGCGAGCCCTGCAGCCAGGCGAGGCCCGCTTCGAGCAGGGTGCTGAGCAGAAGCCCGAGCAGGATGGGGAGGAACCAGCCCATCTGGCCGTCGATGAGGATGCGGTCCACGAAGAGGCGCGTGAAGACCGGTATCACCATACCCGGGATGACGAGGAAGAGGCCAGCCAGCGCCGCGAAAGCCAGGGCAGGGCGGTCGCTCGTGATGCGGGTCAGCATGGTCTTGAGCAGGCTGCCGGTGGCGCCGCCTGACTGGAATTCCGGCGTGCGGGCAAAGGTCAGCACCACGCCGGTGAAGGCGGCGGCGAAATCGGCCTGCGCCACGGTGCGCCTTCCGCTGGCAGGATCGTTCAGGTAGACCATGCCGTCGGCAAAGCCCTCCACCACCACGAAGTGGTTGAAGTTCCAGAACACCATGAACGGCGCCTTCAGTTTCGGCAGCTCGCTTGCTTCCGTACTCCAGGCGCCCGCTTCCAGGCCGAAGCTGCGGGCGGCGTGCAGCAGGTTGCTGACCTTTGCGCCGTCCCGGCCCACGCCGCAGCGCACGCGCAGCTGTTCCAGCGGCTCGTAGCGGCCGTGATAGGCGAGCACGATGCCCAGCGCGGCGGCGCCGCATTCCAGCGATTCCATCTGGAGCACGGTGGGCGTGCGCACCACGCCGGGTTTGAGCCGGGGCTTGAAGAAGGCCATCAGCTGATCCCCGCCAGTTTCTTCATGAAGGGCCACAGCAGCTCATAGGGATGCTGCTCGCGCACCACCACTTCGGCGCTGCACATGGAGCCGCTGTGCACGGGCGGCGGCAGGCGCGCGGCGCCGGACCATTGATAGAAACCGTCCGGCCTGCGCAGGAGCGTGGCCTGCACCTGTGTGCTCACGCCCGTGCCGGCAAGCTCCTGCACCACGTCCGGATTGCCGAGGCGCTGGATAATGGCGGCGCGGCTGGCCGGGAAGGCGGAGACCTCGCCGATATGGGCGCGGATAAAGCCGAACTCCTGGCGCTTCACGTTGGTGGGCGTGATTTCGGCCTGAAGGCCGGGCTGCAGCAGCTTGCCTTCCGCAGCGCTGACGAATACGAGGGCCTGCAGCGGCGCAGTTGCGCTGCCGCCCGCCCGTTCGATGGTGGCCACGGCGCCGCCGGCGGGAAGTGCCTGGCCATTGCGCGTTTTCACTTCGATGACGGTGCCGGGATAGGGCGCCCGCACCTGCATCAGTTCCCGTTCCTGCTTGCGCAGCATGGCCAGTTCGCGTTCCGCCTCCTCGACATGAAGGGCGAGCTGGCTCGATTCCATGGTGAGGCCGCGCTGCTCCTCCTGCGCCTGGAAACTGAGCTGGCGCATGCGGCTGTTCAGGGACGCTTCCT encodes:
- a CDS encoding NHLP bacteriocin system secretion protein, coding for MNRDPSLERLISPDRADVLPSVNHPPKRLFLAGALLLGVLGAAWFGLGVIDTRIKGRCILLNPEGIDQLSTLVDGRVQGLSIRSGDIVSADQLLATMTKPEFEARLAKAEARILELRQRRDTAAALIERSATLGRGGAAREHATLAERLRILGERQQLAKQRVAAQETLFAQGLATRQSMLAAQDAQQKLAIEEASLNSRMRQLSFQAQEEQRGLTMESSQLALHVEEAERELAMLRKQERELMQVRAPYPGTVIEVKTRNGQALPAGGAVATIERAGGSATAPLQALVFVSAAEGKLLQPGLQAEITPTNVKRQEFGFIRAHIGEVSAFPASRAAIIQRLGNPDVVQELAGTGVSTQVQATLLRRPDGFYQWSGAARLPPPVHSGSMCSAEVVVREQHPYELLWPFMKKLAGIS